The Leadbetterella byssophila DSM 17132 DNA window ATTTAGCGGTGGATCTGGATATCATTAAGAAATCAGGATCTTGGTTCTCTTACGGTGCAGATCGTTTAGGGCAAGGTAGAGATGCAGTTAAGGCTCTGATTAAAGATAATCCTGAGCTTATGGCTGATATTGAAGAAAAGATCAAAGCTACAGTGGCGGGAAATGCTGACGCCCTGATGGATAAAAGTGGAAGTATTGAAGAGTAAGGTGCTTAATTTAAGCACCTTTTATTTAACTTTTCGTAAAGAATTGCGTCTAATGAATAGTTAAATGTCATTTTTTTACGTTATGTTAAAAAGTAAATCCACTATGCTGAGACTGAGTATCTTACTTGTTCCTTTGCTATTTCTTTCTTTTAGGTCTAAGAATGATACCTTCCAATTAGGGGAAGAATACGGCTATAGGATTAAGTTTGGGATCTTAACCCTAGGTTCTGCAAACGTTGCAGTGGATAATAAAACCCATACGGTAAATGGATTGCCCTGCTATAGAATAAATGTCTCAGGCAGGACAGAAGGTATTACGGATCTGTACCGTGTAAGAAATACCTACACCTCATACATGGATACCCTGCAATATTTTCCTCAAAAATTTGAGTATAGTGCAAGGGAAAACAATTACAAAAGGGACCAGATTCTCTATTTTGATCACCGCAAGAACGTAGTTGTTAAAAAAGAAAAGGAGTCAGTGGACACTTACAGTGTTCCTACGCACATACATGATGTCATAAGCGGTTATTATTCTCTTCGCCATATAGATTTTTCCACCTATTATTTAGGTCAAACCTATACTGCTCCATTGTTTTTTGATGATGAGTCCTACCGATTTAAGGTGAAATATGCTGGGAAAGGGACGGTTAAAACTCGTTTTGGTAAGATAAATGTAGTAAAACTGCATCCTATCCTGCCTGAAAACAAACTTTTTAAAGGGGAAGAAGCCATCCGAGTATGGGTGAGTGATGATAAAAATAGAGTGCCAATAAAGATTGAAGTAGACTTCTCTTTCGGTACGATAGTGATGGAATTACGAAAGTATAAGAAGAATCTTTATCCCTTTAACTTTTTCTCGTAACTTAACATACGGTAGCGAAAAATGTAGGGTTTATGGATAAATTGTATCGTTAACTCTATATTTTTTGTGTTCTGTGTAAAGTTTTGAAATTTTCTATCTAACTTTGTCAGAAGAAAAAATCCCAATTATTAAATGAAAATAGCAGTTGTAGGAACAGGGTATGTAGGTTTAGTGACCGGAACCTGTTTTTCAGAGACAGGAAACGAAGTAACCTGTATCGATATTGATCAAGCAAAAGTAGACAGCCTTAAAAAAGGTAAGATAACCATATATGAACCGGGTTTAGAACCTATTTTTGATAGAAATAGAAAAGACGGGCGACTAAAATTTACCACTGATCTTGCAGAAGGTATTAAGGAAGCGGAAGTGATCTTTTTAGCTCTTCCTACACCTCCGGGTGAGGATGGTTCAGCAGATTTGAAATACATTTTGGGGGTAGCTGATCAAATTGGTAAAGTATTAGATCACTATGCGGTGATTGTAGATAAGAGTACAGTTCCGGTAGGTACTGCGGAAAAGGTTCATGCTAAGATCGCTGCTAATGCTAAAGTAGAATTTGATGTGGTTTCAAATCCCGAATTCTTGCGTGAAGGTGTAGCTGTAGAAGATTTCATGAAGCCGGATAGAGTGGTAGTTGGTACAAGTTCAGATAGAGCGAAAGCTATCATGGAACGTTTGTATGCCCCATTGGTACGTCAAGGTAATCCTATCATCTTCATGGATGAGAGATCAGCTGAAATGACAAAATATGCCGCTAACTCCTTTTTGGCCATGAAGATTACCTTTATGAATGAAATGGCTAATCTATGTGAACTTGCCGGGGCTAATGTAGACAATGTTAGAAAAGGTATTGGTACTGACAGTAGAATTGGTAAAAGATTCTTATTCCCAGGTATAGGTTATGGTGGATCTTGTTTCCCTAAAGATGTTCAGGCTCTAGGGAAAACTGCTCAGGAGTTTAACTATGATTTCAAGATCCTGAAGTCTATCATGTTAGTTAATGAGAAGCAGAAAGTGAAGCTTATACCACAAGTGAAAGAGTATTTCAATGGTGATCTTAAAGGAAAGACCATTGCTCTATGGGGATTGGCCTTTAAACCTTATACGGATGATATCAGGGAAGCTCCATCCTTGTACAATATCAAAGCATTGAAGAGGGCAGGAGCGAAGGTAGTAGTTTTTGACCCTGAAGCCATGAACAATGTTAAGAAAGAGGTTGGCAAGAAAGTGAAGTACGCTTCTAATATGTATGAAGCTCTTGAAGGTGCAGATGCCTTGATGATCATGACAGAATGGCCAGAATTTAGAACGCCTGATTTTTCTAAGATGAAGGATAAATTAAAAAATAAGGTCATCTTTGATGGTAGAAACTTATATGATTTACACGAAATCAAGGCTCAAGGATTTGAATATTATTCCATTGGTAGAGAGACTGTAAAATGAAAAGAATATTAATTACTGGAGGGGCCGGTTTTTTAGGCTCTCACCTTTGCGATAGATTTGTAAAAGAAGGTTACCATGTGATGGCCATGGATAACCTTATTACAGGAGATTTAAGGAATATTGAGCATTTGTTCAAGTTGCCTAATTTCGAGTTCTATCAACATGATGTTTCGAAATTTATCCATGTACCGGGTGAATTGCATTACATCCTGCATTTTGCGTCTCCAGCCAGCCCTATAGATTATCTAAAGATTCCTATTCAAACTTTGAAAGTAGGATCATTAGGTATTCATAATTGCCTAGGTTTAGCTAGAGTAAAGAACGCTCGGGTATTAATTGCTTCCACTTCTGAGGTTTACGGTGATCCACAAGTACACCCTCAAACGGAAGACTACTGGGGACATGTAAATCCAGTAGGTCCTAGGGGCGTTTATGATGAAGCGAAACGTTTCCAAGAAGCCATGACCATGGCCTACCATACCTATCACGGCCTTGAAACCAGAATTGTAAGGATCTTTAATACCTATGGTCCAAGAATGCGTTTGAACGATGGACGAGTACTTCCTGCTTTTATTGGCCAGGCATTAAGAGGTGAAGATTTAACCATTTTTGGAGATGGTTCTCAAACGCGTTCTTTCTGTTACGTTGATGATTTAGTGGAAGGTATCTATAGATTATTGTTGTCAGATTACCCAAATCCTGTAAACATAGGTAACCCTTCTGAGATTACGATTAAGGAGTTTGCTGAGGAGATTATTAAACTCACTGGTACAGATCAAAAGGTTGTTTATAAAGATCTTCCGAAAGATGATCCTAAACAGCGCCAACCGGATATCACTAAGGCTAAAGAGATTTTAGGCTGGGAGCCTAAAGTGGATAGAGCAGAAGGTTTGAAGAAAACGTATGAATACTTCAAGAACTTACCTCAAGAAAGGTGGTTCGAAGAGGCTAAGCATAGAGAGTTTTAAGCTACAAAAAGCCCCCAATTTTAGAGTGCCCCCAAAAAGTTAGACACTAATTGGGGGCATTTTTATTTTTGGGCTTAATCCAGTCTTAAGAAATCACCGGCCTTATTGAATTCAAGTTCTAGTCGGTTGTCCAATTCCACTTTCTGTCTATTATCGTCAAGCTCATATTCTAATATTCCTACACCCGGATATTCTCTTTGTACGTATTCCCAAATTTTTGCCGGAATCACAGATTGAGGTAGAGCTGATTTGGCCTCAATGGATTTAATATTGTGCTTTTTGTTGAATTCTAGCACTATGTTCCCTTCCAGGATGACATCGTAAGATTTTGATAAACCTTCTCTTTCCTTTTCTACTTGTAGAACCTTGTGGTTAGGGAAATGAGTTTGAAGGTAGTTTGTGATGGCAGACGGAATTTCATTTTCAGCTAGCACTTTGTTTGATTCACATGCAGTGAATAGTACAGATAGTAATGCGATAATTACCAGGTTTTTCATGTTATTTAAATTTTAGTGAATTAACTGTCTATACGTAGAAAGTTTCCCTCTCGGTCGAATTCCAACTCCAGACCGTTACTGATTTCCACTTCGTACTTTTTCTTTTCTTTTTCAATCTTTACTACTTCGTTATTCGGAAAGCTTTTCTTTATATATGTCAGTATTTTTTCAGGAATAAAACGGGTAGGTATTGGCTTTCTATGCCCGTCTACTTCTTTCCAATTTCCGTTTTTGTCGAACTTTATTTTCAACTTCCCCTGAAAGGTAACTTGGTAAATGGTTTCCAAATAATCCTCGGTTTCTTTAAGTATCTGTTGAGCTTTCTCTTTGGTGAAATTAGTTTTTAAAAATGTCTGTGCTTTTTGAGGTAGTTCATCCCAGTCTATCTTTTTGTCTTTTTGAGCAAAAAGTGCCATGGGGAACAACAGAAGCACTATTATCTTTTTCATGATTCAAATTTTTGATGTGAATTGGGAAAAATTTGGGAATTATATCTTTTTTAAAGAAAAAAGGTGAAATTCTTTTTCATAGGTATAGTGGATCTTTAAATTCGGATATGTACCCACTATACTTTGTACAATAGAAAGCCCCAAGCCGGTGCTTTGGCTGTCTCCTGGGAATTTGTAGAATCTATCGTAGATGATCTCCGGATTCAAAGGTGGTAATTCAGAGGTGTTGCCAATAGTGAATCCTTTGGAATCTATTTTTACTTCTATTTTGCCTCCTTTGAAATTGTATTTGATGGCATTTCTATACAGATTTGATATTAGTATTTTAATCAATCCTCTGTGAGCCTTAATATGGAATTCTTCATTGAGTTTTGTGTGAACATGAAGTTCTTTGAATATGACCAGGTCTTGTAGTTCTTCCTCTATTTCTGACCAAACTGCTGATACTGGTATCTCTTCTTTCTCCGGGAACTGACGGTTTTCGATTTTGGATAGCATGAGCAAGTTTCGGTTCAATTGTACCAGACGGTGTAAAGCTGATTTGGCCTGGTCTATTCTTTGGCTCTGAATTTCATCTAGTTGTCCTTCCGCTAATAGCAGTTCTAATTGTCCAATGGTGATGGTCAAAGGGGTTTGAAGCTCGTGTGAGGCATTCTCTATGAAGGTCCTTTGCTTATGAAACAAGGATTCGTTCCTGTCTATCATGTCTTGTACCTTATCTGAAAGAATTTGGAACTCCGTAACTCCCTCATCTATTCTTCTGACCTGGTTTTTATTCCCAAATTGGTAATTCTGCAGATCTTCTGTTAGTCGGCTGAGAGGCTTCAGTGCCCTCCTAAGTACCCCATTGTTAATGAGGAATATGGTTAATAAAAGTAGGAGATATAAGACAAAGAGGGCTATGCTTAAGTCTATAATCAAGTCATCCTCCTCTACAGTTGAGGTTCTAATTTCCAGGGAATACGCTTGTCCGTCAGGTCCGTAGAATCCCGTTCTTAGAATCCGATAGGGCTCCATTTCTGCATCGTATTCCATGTAGATGAATTCTCTGGAAAAGACGTTCTTCTTTTGTATGCTATCTGTAGGTATGATGCGAAATTGGTTTACACCATATTCTCTTGTATTTAAAATAGTACTGTCCAAATAGGCTTGGCGAATGATATTGATCTTTTGATTTTTTAATCCATCATCTACATTGTCATAAACTTCATCTAGGATAAAGGCATAGAACAATGCTGCCCAAATAGCTACCACCAGCGGTAGGGCATAGGCCAAGTGTTTTAGGGTATAGTTTTTTAGTGATTTTGCCATTTAAACCAATTTATATCCTACTCCGTATACCGCTTGCAAGTCAGCATCAGCTCCGCTCTCTTTCAATTTCTTACGTAGGTTTTTGATTTGGGAGTATATAAAATCCAAACTATCGGCTTGATCGATGTGGTCGCCCCAGACAGATTCAGCTAGCGTAGTTCTCTGTATGAGTCTACCCGGACGTATCATGAAATAGTAAAGTACGTCATATTCTTTTCTATTGAGCGCTACATGGTTACCGGCTACTAGGAAGTCTCGCGTTTCCGGATATAAGCAGAGGTTCTTATATTCTATTTTATTTTCACCTTGTTGATTACGTCTTCTCAGTGCCGACTTCAAACGGGAGTGGAGTTCCACTAGGTGGAAAGGTTTGGCCAGATAGTCATCTGCACCCAGATCCAAGCCTTTGACCTTATCTTCTACCGCATCTTTGGCAGAAAGTATGATGACGGAGGTGTTAGGCTGGGATGACCTAATCTCCGAAAGTAAATCTAAACCATTTCCGTCAGGAAGCATGAGGTCCAAAAGAATAGCGTCATATTGGTAATCCTCAATTTTTAGCAAGCCTTCTTTGAATGTGGAGGCGGACTCAACTAAATATTGAGCTTCTTCCAGAGACTCCTGGATCAGCTTGCTGATTTCTGTTTCGTCTTCTACAATCAGTATTTTCATACTTCAAGTTTAGGGGGAAATTTTGGAAAGATTTAGTAATTGTTAGTATTTCCTATTTTATCTAAACGTCCTATCATTTTAGCTAAATGGGGTGCTTGCGTTGATGATGTGAAGGAACTTTAAGAAATTTAGGAAAATGTTAAACAACCCAGACATGAAATCTATTTTCAGATCGCTCATTTTGGCTGCTCTAATTGGGAATTCGGCTACGGCTCAGTCCCCTTGGGAAAGAATTGCTAAGATGCCTTCTACCTTAGGGGTAGAGAAAGGAAGCAAAAGCTTTAAAACTTCCGATTTTTATCTCGAAATTTTAAATTCCTCTCATACTGCAGCTGCGTTTTCTCCAGTTAAAGACACCATTTTTGATTACACTCCTGATGAACGTCTAAAACTAAGGGACAAGGATGGTTTTTACCATTTGGGAGATATCAATATTCGTTATAAGAAGATAAGTGAAAAGGAATGGACTTCATTTTCTTCTGCTAAGAAGAGAGTGGATGTCTTACCATTAAGTGGAGGCAAATCTGTAATTGCAGCTTCTGATTTAGGTCCGGCTTTAGGAGAAAATTCTTCCATATCTGTAAAACGTTTTTGGGAGTTAGAAGGGAAGAATATTGTTCTGAGATTTGAGATTTCCAACTTAAGTAAGGAAGAAGTGGAGATTGGTTCATTAGGGATTCCAATGATCTTTAATAACATCCTACAAGACAAGAAGTTGGATGATGCACACATGGATAATGTGTTTTTTGATCCTTACATTGGGAAAGATGCAGGTTATATTCAGGTGAATAGGTTACATGGCAAGGGACAAAGTTTACTGGTGCTGCCTCACTTGAATGCAAGTTTTGAGGCCTATAATCCTTTGAATGATGATCCTACACCTAGAAGCATAGTTTTTGAAGGTTTTCATGAATGGATGATACATTCAAAAGCCCATGCAGAGAACGAATGGAAAGGCGTAGAGCAATGGAATGAGCCCACTTCAGCCATTCTTAAGGCTGGCGAAAAACGTCAATATGCTTTGAAGTTTGTATTTGCTCCTTCCATTAGAGAAATAGAAAGCCAATTGGAAAAAGAGAAGCGCCCTGTTGCAATTGGTATACCGGGTTATGTATTACCTTTTAATGAGGTAGGGGCTTTGCATTTAAAGTATGGAAAAAAGGTTCAAAGTATAGAGGTGCATCCTGCCGGATCTTTGGCCATAAGTCCTAAGTCCGTTAATGCTAAATGGCAGTCTTACGAGGTCATTGGAAAGGTTTGGGGAAGGTCTAGAGTTACAGTGAAATATAAAGACGGTACCGTTCAAACCATACATTACAAGGTGATTAAGTCCCAGGAGGAAGTGGTGAAAGACCTAGGTAATTTCTTGACCACTAAACAATGGTTTGACGATAAAGATGATCCTTTTGGTCGTGCTCCATCTATCATCACCTATGATTATGAAGAACAAAGGCAAGTCACTCAAGAGCAAAGAGCATGGTACGCAGGTTTAAGTGACGAGGCGGGAGCTGCTAGTTGGCTAGCCGCTTTCATGAAGCAAGCTTTGATTCAGGATAAAGGGGAAATTGAAAAGATCAAAAGATTTGCCAACGAAACACTTTGGGGTAAATTACAATACTCGGAAGGGCCTAAAAAGTACGGTGTAAAGAAGAGTATGTTCTATTATGAGCCGGATTCTTTGCCAAAAGGAACCTATAGAGAAGATATCAATTGGAATGTGTGGTCAGCTTGGAAGAAGAAGGAAGCTGATAGTCCGGGAAGATCTTATAACTACCCTCATGTAGCTGCAGCACATTGGGTGCTTTATAAGTTAGCTCGAAACCACGAAGGATTGGCTGAAAACTGGAAGCAGCATTTAGAAAATGCATTCCACACCAGTATAGCTATGGTTAGATTAGCCCCTCACTACGCTCAATTTGGTCAAATGGAAGGTACTGTATTCCTTTTGATCCTGGAGGACTTGAAGAGGGAAGGCATTCTGGATATGGCAAATGAACTTGAGGCAGCCATGAAGCAAAGAGCTGACCATTGGAAGTCTTTAGGTTATCCATTTGGTAGTGAGATGCCTTGGGACTCTACCGGACAAGAGGAGGTTTATATG harbors:
- a CDS encoding DUF3108 domain-containing protein; amino-acid sequence: MLRLSILLVPLLFLSFRSKNDTFQLGEEYGYRIKFGILTLGSANVAVDNKTHTVNGLPCYRINVSGRTEGITDLYRVRNTYTSYMDTLQYFPQKFEYSARENNYKRDQILYFDHRKNVVVKKEKESVDTYSVPTHIHDVISGYYSLRHIDFSTYYLGQTYTAPLFFDDESYRFKVKYAGKGTVKTRFGKINVVKLHPILPENKLFKGEEAIRVWVSDDKNRVPIKIEVDFSFGTIVMELRKYKKNLYPFNFFS
- a CDS encoding UDP-glucose dehydrogenase family protein produces the protein MKIAVVGTGYVGLVTGTCFSETGNEVTCIDIDQAKVDSLKKGKITIYEPGLEPIFDRNRKDGRLKFTTDLAEGIKEAEVIFLALPTPPGEDGSADLKYILGVADQIGKVLDHYAVIVDKSTVPVGTAEKVHAKIAANAKVEFDVVSNPEFLREGVAVEDFMKPDRVVVGTSSDRAKAIMERLYAPLVRQGNPIIFMDERSAEMTKYAANSFLAMKITFMNEMANLCELAGANVDNVRKGIGTDSRIGKRFLFPGIGYGGSCFPKDVQALGKTAQEFNYDFKILKSIMLVNEKQKVKLIPQVKEYFNGDLKGKTIALWGLAFKPYTDDIREAPSLYNIKALKRAGAKVVVFDPEAMNNVKKEVGKKVKYASNMYEALEGADALMIMTEWPEFRTPDFSKMKDKLKNKVIFDGRNLYDLHEIKAQGFEYYSIGRETVK
- a CDS encoding UDP-glucuronic acid decarboxylase family protein, with translation MKRILITGGAGFLGSHLCDRFVKEGYHVMAMDNLITGDLRNIEHLFKLPNFEFYQHDVSKFIHVPGELHYILHFASPASPIDYLKIPIQTLKVGSLGIHNCLGLARVKNARVLIASTSEVYGDPQVHPQTEDYWGHVNPVGPRGVYDEAKRFQEAMTMAYHTYHGLETRIVRIFNTYGPRMRLNDGRVLPAFIGQALRGEDLTIFGDGSQTRSFCYVDDLVEGIYRLLLSDYPNPVNIGNPSEITIKEFAEEIIKLTGTDQKVVYKDLPKDDPKQRQPDITKAKEILGWEPKVDRAEGLKKTYEYFKNLPQERWFEEAKHREF
- a CDS encoding PepSY-like domain-containing protein — its product is MKNLVIIALLSVLFTACESNKVLAENEIPSAITNYLQTHFPNHKVLQVEKEREGLSKSYDVILEGNIVLEFNKKHNIKSIEAKSALPQSVIPAKIWEYVQREYPGVGILEYELDDNRQKVELDNRLELEFNKAGDFLRLD
- a CDS encoding PepSY-like domain-containing protein, with the translated sequence MKKIIVLLLFPMALFAQKDKKIDWDELPQKAQTFLKTNFTKEKAQQILKETEDYLETIYQVTFQGKLKIKFDKNGNWKEVDGHRKPIPTRFIPEKILTYIKKSFPNNEVVKIEKEKKKYEVEISNGLELEFDREGNFLRIDS
- a CDS encoding sensor histidine kinase translates to MAKSLKNYTLKHLAYALPLVVAIWAALFYAFILDEVYDNVDDGLKNQKINIIRQAYLDSTILNTREYGVNQFRIIPTDSIQKKNVFSREFIYMEYDAEMEPYRILRTGFYGPDGQAYSLEIRTSTVEEDDLIIDLSIALFVLYLLLLLTIFLINNGVLRRALKPLSRLTEDLQNYQFGNKNQVRRIDEGVTEFQILSDKVQDMIDRNESLFHKQRTFIENASHELQTPLTITIGQLELLLAEGQLDEIQSQRIDQAKSALHRLVQLNRNLLMLSKIENRQFPEKEEIPVSAVWSEIEEELQDLVIFKELHVHTKLNEEFHIKAHRGLIKILISNLYRNAIKYNFKGGKIEVKIDSKGFTIGNTSELPPLNPEIIYDRFYKFPGDSQSTGLGLSIVQSIVGTYPNLKIHYTYEKEFHLFSLKKI
- a CDS encoding response regulator transcription factor, with amino-acid sequence MKILIVEDETEISKLIQESLEEAQYLVESASTFKEGLLKIEDYQYDAILLDLMLPDGNGLDLLSEIRSSQPNTSVIILSAKDAVEDKVKGLDLGADDYLAKPFHLVELHSRLKSALRRRNQQGENKIEYKNLCLYPETRDFLVAGNHVALNRKEYDVLYYFMIRPGRLIQRTTLAESVWGDHIDQADSLDFIYSQIKNLRKKLKESGADADLQAVYGVGYKLV
- a CDS encoding DUF5695 domain-containing protein, which gives rise to MKSIFRSLILAALIGNSATAQSPWERIAKMPSTLGVEKGSKSFKTSDFYLEILNSSHTAAAFSPVKDTIFDYTPDERLKLRDKDGFYHLGDINIRYKKISEKEWTSFSSAKKRVDVLPLSGGKSVIAASDLGPALGENSSISVKRFWELEGKNIVLRFEISNLSKEEVEIGSLGIPMIFNNILQDKKLDDAHMDNVFFDPYIGKDAGYIQVNRLHGKGQSLLVLPHLNASFEAYNPLNDDPTPRSIVFEGFHEWMIHSKAHAENEWKGVEQWNEPTSAILKAGEKRQYALKFVFAPSIREIESQLEKEKRPVAIGIPGYVLPFNEVGALHLKYGKKVQSIEVHPAGSLAISPKSVNAKWQSYEVIGKVWGRSRVTVKYKDGTVQTIHYKVIKSQEEVVKDLGNFLTTKQWFDDKDDPFGRAPSIITYDYEEQRQVTQEQRAWYAGLSDEAGAASWLAAFMKQALIQDKGEIEKIKRFANETLWGKLQYSEGPKKYGVKKSMFYYEPDSLPKGTYREDINWNVWSAWKKKEADSPGRSYNYPHVAAAHWVLYKLARNHEGLAENWKQHLENAFHTSIAMVRLAPHYAQFGQMEGTVFLLILEDLKREGILDMANELEAAMKQRADHWKSLGYPFGSEMPWDSTGQEEVYMWSKYFGNHDKADVTLNAILAYMPTLPHWGYNGSARRYWDFVYGGKLSRIERQLHHYGSALNSIPVSDAYRENPNDFYLLRVGHAGAMGALANVTQDGFGPAAFHSYPSTLANDGITGDYGSGFFGYAVNSGTYIVKHPEFGYVAFSGNAKKEGDWVITEVTTAGKNRIFLAPEKVWITLEAGRVSTVKYNTKTKEVELVLEGANEHTKNALVQINREVKTSATKDERGFYKVELSEGENLFKLRLY